In the Neodiprion virginianus isolate iyNeoVirg1 chromosome 2, iyNeoVirg1.1, whole genome shotgun sequence genome, ttttttttctgtacctTCGACTCACCGTACCCGTAAGTATCTCTGACAAATGTTCAACGTTACGTTAAAATAAACGTTTAATAATTACGGTAATTGAATTGGCATCGttggaccgcaatgtgcgtaTGAGAATGGAGTTGATTATTatctgtatatacatatatacatatgttaaGATAAACCAGCGCACATATGTAAGACGGGGAGCGGATCGGTCGCTCCGGAGGTTCCGAGAGTCGCGGTGACACTGATCGGTCGGTCCCTGAAAGGTTCCTCGACGTTCTCCGGAGCCGGCGTCGTCGCCCGGGCGGAGGCCTGACGCCGCAGCCTGAGCCACCGCGCATATCACCTAGTGTTAGATATATAGTAACGACGCTTAGCGCCGTCGATGGCGCGGTCACGACGCTGCcgtcggcgtcggcgtcggcgtcAGCGTCGGCTTCGTCGGTCCTGCGGGGAACGCTTGGCTTTACGGTTTTACATACACAGCCGCCCCCTTATCGTCGCCTGTGTAACGGACGGTTGGAGGTTCAGGTTGAGGTAGCACGGGGAAAGAGGCGTTTCGAAAGGATCGATCCGTTAGGTGAAGAACCCCCGCGCAGCTGCCTCCTTCAACGGGGAAAGGGGGGAAGGTAGGGGTGGTTACTTCTACCACTCGTCGGCTGTCTCTTTTCCTATGGCTATATCTCCACTGACGATGATAAAAAAGGATTAAACATgaagagaaattaaaaaaaaaaaaattacgataaaaaatatagatCTACACGGAGAACGcgaagatgaagatgaagatgaagatgaagaggGATTCATCTGCACGTTTCGTGTGGATCTAAGTTATACCTTATTATTCGGTATTGATGATCAGACGGTTCATCGTCAATCATTCAGTACTTTACAATTGCATAACAGATACGATGATGgtgatggggaaaaaaatctgaaaaactaAAACGAGATTAAGGATCGAGAAAAGCTCCGTCCCATATCCAGCTTCCATGATTTGATATGGatgttttgaaattctgaGATTAAGTTTGATATATAATAAGCAAATTATCGGATTCGTCATACGATATgcatatacatttttcatacgaTATCGATTCAATTGATTCTGGTGCGCAGTTTTGTATAACTAAGAAACTTGAGAAATTTACCAAGATGCGAGTCGACCGATCTCGCCTATCGGATTTAACGGAGAAATTTGTGACGATTCACGATTTTCATGAAGACAATATATAGAGTAGTATGCTTAAGGGTGGAATTACTTTTGGGATCAACAGATTTATTCTCCCAGTCTGTTTTTAAGGATCTTTCCGTTTTTCTATTGCGAAAGTAATACGAAATTCCCAATGAGCTGCGCATTGCCAAACGATTGTAAGagtaatgtgaaaattttcaatctctgGACGATATTTATTCACTGTGAAAGACTTTCAACGTTTCCAGTTGGTTTAAAGACAATTGGGACGCAAAGAAACGATCATAGAGAATTTTTATCCCTTAAAGAAGTTCACACGAATAACAGTAACcataatgaataataaataaacaaagaaaagtgaaaacgtTGGGAAAAAACTTGAGTTCCTTCGTTTTTCTTACATGTTCCAAACCACAAACCATCGAGAAGGGTCTAGAGATAAGAAAACGAAACCGGATATGCTTATTCGTAAGTGTGAGCATTGTCTGTATATGCCTATAAGCGTATAAAGCTTATCACGCCTGACCTGATCGCATAAATTATAGTGTACGTGTGGAAATTGGCACGACTCACGTGGATCAaaaaatacacgtataatacaaCAGACATAAAATTGTGGAGGTGTCCGTTGGcgaaaaacattttctttgaaatttacGATCCTGGTGGATTGCAAAGTATTCCAGGCTCTTGTCTGACGGACAGTGCGAGCTAAatgtttattgtaaacacgacTGGCGAGGCTTGTGTATCTAAGAATAATAAGACCACAGTCAGTAGAATTGGGGCTTCGGTTATATTTTACCGTTAATTTATCGCTACcagcgaaaaaaatatacttatgCAATACGACATTCTCAACCCAAGGTGTGCAATTTagagtatttttttaacacataATACAACGTCGAACGCGGCgatgtttatattttttttttaagcggACTTGCATTTCCTAGTTTACCGCTCGAATCAGATCTaatgaaatttagaaaacCGTTGTAGATTCTCTTACCTTGTCGGAGTCCGTCGTATTTGTGGATCCAAATGACGCGAGGGAGTTTCGATCGAGATTTTCAACGCTGTCGTCCAGGGATGCACACTCCTCGAGGTCTCTGCTGGATCGTTGACTGGAACTCTTCTTCGCAGGACTCTTGGGCATGCTCAAACTGAAATACGTCTCCTGAATGACCTCGCGTAGCCTCTTCACCCACAACTGTTTCGCCTCCAAGGAATTGGCCCTCAAAACAACCCGAGTATCGCTGGTCGGCGCCCGTCCTGTCCAAACTGCAAACTTGCACTCGTCACCCTCGATGTGCTCCGTTACTCCCAGCTCGGAAGTCATCAGGCGACTCTTGTAGATGTACTTGACCTGCAGGTTATTTGGAAAACACTATcatagtaaaataaaaaaaagaggaaaaaaattgttttgacGGTGTAAACTGGATAATCTTTTGACGTCAGCTTCTTCGATTGTTAACTAACCTTTCCAGCTGAATCTTTGACCTCTTTACTGAACAGCAAGTACAATTCAAAAAGGAATATGTGCCGATCTCGACCCTTTCTGATCAGCTGTTTAGGGTCCCAAACTGTGAAAGAGTCCTGAAGCACTACGTCTCCTAGTGTATCTATTCTGACGTCGCAGCCCTCCAGAAGACTCAAATGTAAAGCATCGTTTGCTTTTTTAGGCACGTTTAGCATTACTTCTAAACCATCTTTTATCTCACCCTGACCTTCCTGGCAACAGGCCtgtcaaaataataaaaaaaatttaccgcaCCATTCGTACGCATACGCGATTTGTTTCAGCAATAGAAATCGTCgcttttggtaattgcaaagTACAAAATATCATTGTGCTCTGTACCTGAAGGTCTTTTAAGAGTAGTTGGTACTTTGTGATCCTTTGAACAGGTTTAATCAGATACGCGGCGATGGGATGTTCGACTCTGTGCTTTCGCTGTAAATCTTCAAACCACGTTCCCCCGTGTGCGACTAGTAGTTGATTGCTTTCTGGCTTGTTTTTACAATATGTAACATACATATCGAATTTTGCAGCCTGGAGAGAGGgttatcaattattaataaCGAGTTAGTGAAATTGGGCATCGAGAAAACAATTAACAAAAAGTGCATGACAAATTTTACCCAGGTAACAAAACAGTGACCAACATCCTCTGGCatagtttcatatttttccaaTTCACGTAAGAATATATCGCTATGGAATTGGTAAATCTCTTCCATGTTACTGAATATCATTGATTCTCTTCCCTGTAGTCCGGCAGGAACGTTGCCTCGTCCACTTCTCGTTTCCTCAAAGAAGCATCGAATACATGTTTCCAAATCTTTAACATAGGTTCGCTCGGTTTGTAAGAGTTCGGCCATGATGAACCTggaaatgaaatatatctAGTTATTgccaaaatttaattttcctaCAATTTTATGCTGAGTGTAGACTTGCGCGAAAATCATGAATATTTTGCAATCTTTCTCCATTAACTCACTCTTTTCGACGAGCAGATCGTCTCTTCTCTTCATTTAGCTCTTTCAAATCTTTtcctttgattttttcttccagaAGAGGATCCGAGTTTCTATCAATTGCCAGATCCTTGTGACCGTCATCAGATTGAATTCCCAGATCTCCCTCGATTTGAGTTTTGTAACAATCCATGCGTAAACTAAAGTCCTTGTAGCGTTGATCCACCTCAGCAACAGATTGCTTAATCGCAGCGGCATGAGCATGTCCTTTTTCAACAAGATTGTCAGCTAGCTGAATAAGCAGTTTAACCCTCTCTCGAGTTTCCTGAATGTAAAACGACGATTTCATATGCTATGATTGAACACACTCCGCAGTGataatatgtattttataGCCCGGTAAATTTCCAACCTTTGCAGCTCCTTTAAATTCATTGTGTTCCTGCAGTAGCTGTTCATTTTCCGCgcgattttttccaacatttgTATGCGTAGCGAGATAGAGTTCTCCAGTTTCCCGAATCCATTCTAGAGCCTGCTTTGCACTGCGTTCGAACAATACATATTGATGGCACTGATCAAGGCGCTTCTTTCGCTGTGTCCAGTGCTCCAGAACTTTATTCTCCTTGCTCAGTAGCTCCTCCAGAATACCTACAATATTATCAAGGATGCGAATATTCAAAGGTAAGAAAAGGTTTTGATTCAACAAATAAAATGGATgagtaattttcattattatttctgatGAACTGTTTGAATGTCACTAACTTTTAACTTTGCCCTCAGAGCCGGCACTGCTTGTCTGGTAGCTATAAAATTGTAAACTCCGATTGGTGTATTTGAGGAAAGTTTCTGCAGTACGACGGACCAAAGTGCAAGCTTTAAGAAATGCTTCTTTCTGCTCCTGATGTTTGCCAACCAAAGTAGGAACTTGTCCTCCTTTATCCCCGCTAGCACACCAATCTTCGTCTCGTCTATATTCTCTCTCCAGACTGTCAAGGACCGATCGAACTTGTTCGGCTGTTTTGTAAAAGTTTatactagctgtgacgagcTTGTGTCTTTCCTCGGCGCACGTAACCAGCTGTTGCCATCGTTTCGTTACGTCTTCTGCCACATCTCGTATACTCTTTGGATCATAGTGGTTTGCGCTTACCAATGCATCCGCTCTGTGTTTTACCtgtacattaaaaaaaaatcaatacaagtgtaataaataatagtgCTCCTGCTGACAGATCTTGGAGCTCTCCTACCAATTAAAGAACTTCAATAGTCTGTGTAGCTCGGTGTattgatatatacatatagttaaATGAGTACTGAGTATACAAAGACTAGCTGTACTGTCTCTTGTTTGTCAACGAAACATCGAGGTTTGCACGAGTTGTACCGTAGTTGACGCATTCACCGACAATGATGCAATGTAACATTATCGGTACGGGAGagtattgtgaaaaaaaaaaaaatattattcctaCCTGAACAGCGGATGTATGAGTCTTCTCGATAGCGACTTGGAACTGCTCGTGTTCTAGCCTGAGTTGTTCGGCATCTTGTAGATTTTCCGGTACCCTGAGAGACGCCAGAAGCATAGCTTCTCCGTTGCGAATCCAATTAGCAACATGGGTTGCATCCGCTTGAAGTTGAACAAGCTGAGCCGCCTGCTCTAAACGAACCCGACGCATCTCGGCGAGATCTTCCGCATCCATTTCTCGctcgtttaaaaattctaaaagtaCTTGAACCCTGGCTGCAGCACTGTGCTGTCCGTCTGCCATGACACATACGCCAGCTTGCTCGAGAacctgtgaattttttaacgattgtTGATTAATTCCGAGTAAACGTTGACGAAATGCAGAAAAACACAAGACACTCTACTCCACGTACCTGTGCGAGCTCTTGACCCTGCTGCAAAACTTGAAAAGCGGTATTTTGCATATGCGCAACACCGTCGTTGTGTACGCGCAACAATTGTTCTGGTGAGCCCTCTCGAGGAGGGCCTTGCAACTCTTGGGCCCACATTTCCAGCTGCCCGCTGGCTTCTAGTGCGTCTCTTTCAAAAACTCGCAACCGCAGACAGAGTTCCAATCTCAATTTTCTGGTCGCCCAAAGCTCCTCAAGCTCCTGACGAAGCCCTGATAGACGATCCAGAGCTGCTTCAACTGCAGAAACCTGAACACATATTCACATTCAAATCACTTACAGAGACTTCGTATTAACCTTGAATCTTCTTCAGATTCTTGCAAACTGCCCTCCAAGCTGGCGTTAATAATGACAATGATGttgataatagtaataacaaattacaaataaaaatgactaACCGATCCCGTTGTGTCTGGGGCGTCAGTAGAATCTCTCAGTTCCTGAAGAAGGGCTTCTCCCTGAGCAATCGTCGAGGCACAAGCTTCGAGACAAGAGGATCTGTGCTGGGCACATTGATCCAATAGCCTTTCCGCTGTTTCAAGACTCTCTGCTACCTCATCTTGCTGGAGTTCTTGTCGCAATTCATCTACCCATCCAGAGAGCTGTAGATAGGTGATAATGAGGAATCGTTAGGTGAGAAATTTTCGAGAGATTTTATATACGAAATCATGTTTCTTCTTCGATACACTCACCTCTTTCTCATGAGTATAAAAAACAACTGCCAAATCAAGTCTACGACGTCTCTGTTCTACCCTGGCTGCAAAACTGCTGACATGCGCCTCTAGTTCCTGAGCTACGGCATAAATTTCATCCGCTGCACATTCTCCAGTGTGTGCAAGTTCCTCGGCTGCTGTTAGTAGCTTGGTGGCATTTGTATAAGTGTTCTGTAAAGGAAATATTTTGTAAGGTCAGATTGCAGTTTTATACACAGCTTCATTCCAACTGCGAATTATTAACAAGCAATCGATCGTTACCTGTGCAACATTTTCAAAGTGTTCGTGACTCTTTTGGTATACTCTAGCTTTTTGCAGATTTCTACCGACTCCTGTATTTTTTCTAATGAAAACTTCACCGTGATTTGTTAGCCAGTCCAAAACCTGCTTCACATCTTCTTGAAATAATCTGCAcaacaataatagtaacattaaaatattaataatataagtgtaaaatattaataatataagagaatatttgaagaaaatcagATAGCCACactaaaattttcgaaacaatgTAACTTGAAAAAGTTAGAAAACGGAAGCTAATCAGAACTGTGTACAACTGATAATTACCTACTGTGAAATCATCGAATCATAAGCAATGTAAACGAGATAATTGCGAACAGAGACAAAATACATATTAtcaataaaatagaataatcTTCAAGCGATAAAAGgagtatataaattttcaacaatttgtaAAGTGATTTATTGGCtactttgaataaaaatttcaattatatttcacgCTTGTGggaagaaagtaaaaaaacacATTCTCATGCATACTTCTTcaagagtaagaaaaaaaatttgtacacaaATTTTACATAGAGCATTTgtgaattttatgaaaagaCTATGACTATGACTAGTGAAAGACAAAGATGAAAGAGAAGATGAAATAATGGCTTGAAATGTGACCAAACACCATACCTCAAAGCAAGACGCTGATGCAACTTGACTTTGCGGGAATGCCATCGAGCCTCCAAAGCTCTATGATGACCAAGGATCTGATGTATGACAGCTAGGACATGAGATGCACCTGCACTGTAATCTTCAGCTGGGTTTCCACTCATACCGCCTCGTCCATCCATAACGTGCCCTTCTTGACTCTACCCAATTTTTAATCTTCATTTTATTCACTCATACAGAACACCGTATTTCATACACAAGTGTGTATAGATTGTCTAATCTCAAAATACATCTTGTGCCAATATAAAACAACACATAAAAACACCCATGCAAAGTTTCAACGAATCTAACAATAACAAACAGTTATTCCAGATTGTTAATTAGATAGATTTTACAACTTATTTGTTGACTAACATTGACAATAGTAATTATTTGTGTACCACTTATACAGAGCTAAGGGTTGGCATGCACATTGAATACAAAGGAGAATAGAAGAAAAGAACATGTTCCACTgtaggaaaaattatttcatgaatcCAAGTCAAGTCACCTTAAccaattaaaatttcaattttattaaaagagcaaagaaaaaaaaaaacagtgatttCACTCTTGCACTTGGTACAGTATAAtagaaaggaaaaaacacCACCCTTGAAATAAAACACAATTTATTAAAGAAACAGTGTCAGCCAGTTTATCAACctaaaaatatgttaaaagTGTGAGAATTGGCACTGTATATTTATTAATGGAATATTGCATGTTACACAGTgacttaaaaacaaaaaaaaatgagtatcCAAGTGCATTTAATACTcgaatttcgtgaaaattccaattttttcaggCCTCCAGATTTTGCGTCAATTCCGTTCAGAACTGCAAATTCTCACCACTACTATTGAAAATTAGTGAATAACCATTATCTGCAGAGTTAATAATAGATGATTATAAAATAAGATAAATAACAAgcgagtaaaaaattatagcaAGGTAGGAAACATAAGCAAATGCACACACAAACGTCAAACTAGCAAGCAGACGGACACACATACATGTTTTCTGATGGCGTGGTCAATCCCTTGAGGTTGGTTACAGACTTGAACAAGGTGATCCAGCTGGTAAAGGAGCTTCTTACTGGTACTGTGTACCTAAACAATATCACCATCCATACCCAAATTTTAGTAGATTCAACTTTGGTAAATATTAAACCACCTTTACCTCGGCCACAACCTGTACAGTACATAATTACGCTACAACTGATTTAATTTGtagtttattctttttctatcAGGGATAAGTTTACTATTGATATATTGAACATCTCACAGCGCTAACGAGCCAAAACCAGTGTCATCTACTCtatttacatatacgtatagtaacttctttaaaaaaatgtatgactCTCTACtattgaaagtgaaaaagagaTTGCGCAGGTTTGACATTCCAGTTGACTGGCGAAATATATATGCAACGGTTATTAGCTCGTCAGAAAAACATTGCTACAGAAACAGGAAGACAGGACATCAAATATGTATTCAGTGGAACATAATgacgaaaatacaaaaatatttcgaaagaaatgagtatttgaaaaattcgtaaGCAAAAACGTGATTGAGAACGCGggtttatatattttatttttcgtcattacGTTCTACCCGAACTGGAATAATTATCCGTGGtaaggtataataatactgTCCGAGTGTTATTTTGATGCATGGGAAAATTGGATTATTAGGATATATTTCCAATAGCACCGGGATACCAAGCTAGCATTGGACAGCCACCAGCTAGaaactataaaaaaatatttcgtacaTAATTGACGTGAAATTCATCCACCCCAGTGCTGCTGGTTGTACTTGCGCTATGGCAAACGTGGAGCATTGAGCCCAGCCCACTCAAAAGCGCTTGATACGCGTTGTATACCTGTTAAATATGACAATGACTTACCAAACAGACGTTGCGGTctatttgaattaaaatttacacaataactttaaaataacaatggtaaaaaagaaagttgaaataaaacatagtaagaaaaaatatgcgCCATGCAATCCGTTATGCCATTTGTTTACTTTGTACTGCATTTTGGTTAAGATTACTTAAATGATCTTGATTTAAACCATCGTAACGTAAATAAACATAATGCTATTTATGCTATATCTTGTCAAACCACCAAAGCACCTAATCCTGATCATGAACCATTGAATATAACTGAACATACATCTGCCcagattttgattttttgcgatcaaatttagaaaaatgtaCAAGCAAtggttataaaaatatagGTGAATACAAAAGAGAGGATCATTAAAACAGCAGTGAGCTAGTTATTTGCAAGCCAATgtcaatgaaaatataaaaacctTTAAATTTTGATGATTGCATCATAAGATTAAAATTATGGAACAATAATGTGTTGCTCAGTAATTACCTCACTAATAGTTTTCATTTCAGCCATTCACCATAAATAATCATTCGAATTAATGATATTACCCAAAACAAGAATAAGTTTCATACAATTCTGTAAACCACTGTAGTAAATTACAGAATtgcagtgaaaaattttaaactcaCCTCGGTGTAAGCTTGACACATAGCTTCGTAGAGAGTTTGATGCTGTCTGATGTGAGATTCAAGAACTGCAATTTCACTGGGTAAATTTGTTGCATCGCATGCTTGACTCCATCCGGCAACGCTATCTACGTATTGCTCTGCCTTGTGATGAAAGACAACGCTCAAACCAAGAACTGCGGTACGCTCGTCAAGTCCTGCCGCAAATTCTTTCCAAGCTCTGTCCAGTCTTCCAGCAACGGCGCGAACGTGACCAGCCGCGTAATGTTGAGTTTCTAGAAGTCTACCAGCCATCGTTAATATTCTATTAATATTAACGTAAACGTTCATCGAACTCATGGTATCGTGCTTGTGATTTTCTTGCAATGTTTTAGCTGCTTGATAAGATCTACCAATCTCCACgtaatttttgagaaattcttCCCTGTTGTGGCATATCCAATCAAACATTTTCTCGCAATCTTGCTCGAACAAGCGAAGTTGGAAGCACTGGTctaatttcatcttctttaTGTGCCAAAGTTGCAGAAGATGTTGCTGCGCTGCGTGAACGGAATCCAAATGCTGGATAACCAGTGCAGCCAGGGCCCGGCCATCGGGATCTGCTCCACCAGTGGCTCCAGCCTCAATACTGCCGCCTTCTCCGCCTGTTCCGCTCATTCCTAGACACCAATAATTGACCAAAGGATCTAAATAAACTGTACTGCTACttttgaatgaatttcatcaCTTAGCAGTGTACACTGAGAGTGTAATTTTTACATACCGCTGTTGAAGCGTTGAAGCAGACGTTGTCCGACTACTTCAACCTCTTCGACAGGTACTTTCatgattttcttcttcatttcatTGTGAAGATCGATGCCATGTTTAGCACCTCCAACATCATCGGCAAAGTCATTGCGACTGAGATCCTCTTGCAGATCGTCCAATCTGTCGAGCAGGTCTGCGGCCTGCCAAGTAAAATCCTCTACAGCGAGCCGAGTGTCGATCCATTGAGCGTGATCGTACTGAAGCGTTCCATCTAAATCGGCAGTGAGCTGAGAGGGGTCTATCACCTTGCTCAATGCTTCAAGGCTGATCATGTTGGtctgaaagtgaaaaaaaagaaaaatcgatgtGTTATTATGAGTAACACGTCAATCGCTAAAAGTAATTGTCAATCGTTTATTTATATCCACCCGTAATTGAAAGAAAGATATGCTGCTGACGCAATTACATGAGGATTCATGCGATATAGACAAACGAGTTGCATATTGGTTTTTAAAGGTCAGCTCCTCTACCAAAGTGTAATCCGGTGCTCGAGACATGCGTGTGAATGCAAGTGAGATTGTGAATGTGAAGTTCAATAATGCTGCAATGTATTTACTCTTGGCACCAATGTTTGCGGTACAATGGGGAGGAGGGCTTCACATTTTGCTGCATCAGTGAATTTAATGAACGCTCCATACAAAACTGACATTGTGCCAAACTAGGGCACAAGACCCTGCTGCTACTGCAGCAGAGGCCTTGCACAATTCCTATATAGCTCTGCTATTCACCCCTTACCTATTATTGATTCTAATATTTACCTCAAACTTGTATTTGTGGCTGCCCAACGAGGTCCTTTGTTTCTGCCAAAAGTTGTCAGGCTTTATGATAAAGGCAACATGTACTGATCCGGGAAAATGTTCGTGTAAAACCTGAAAGTgtcaattgaaattcattgtcGTACAGCCAAATATTTGCACTGTCACAATTACGCTCAAGTCTCAGTTTTCTGTAAACAAACCTTGAGAATTGGTTTCACTGTACCCCAGGTAGCTCCACGCATATCAACGACGACGGTGAAACCAAGCCCCCTTGCTTCATCATTAGGAATGGCTAGAAGATACTGTAAAAGACGACGATAATCTTCTGGTTTAGCACGTTCTCGTCTCGGAGTAGTGGGAAAGACGAGAACGGGACCGCCGCGGCGATCGCGTCCACCCGGTAATATCGCTAGTCGTTCTTGTAGCAGAGGAAGTACCTCTGCCGCTCGAGTGCCATCCATTTCGTCGGTACCCTAGTGAGCATCCGACCTGAAAATCAACTGATGAATAACAAGTTCAATGCAGGGAAAGGAATGGAAGTAACATTAGAGGATGAGACATAATGAGACATAATGAGACAAATGATAAAGAACGGACTGTATTTTCAGTAGATCCATTGAAATCaagaaaattcatcaattttattcgataTCAAAGAATAGTAAaagaatgaattaaaataagagaaaatcACATTCCTGTCCTTTTCGGTGCTGAAACAGTTCACTGCCACAAAAGCTGATAAGATAAACTTGAGTAAAATTGGATAGCCTGACCAGAAACGGTCAGAGAGTACTGCAGAAAGGGCGAAGAATTCtgatgaaaaacttttctacTTACTCAATATTAGCGATCAAAGTGACTAACGAAATACTTGGTATTTTAACATATGACTGTGTTAAAATAGATCATTAGCAGTAAGCCTTGGATGTTCTTTGAACTGAGTATCACATCGCTGATAAGTCAATGGTTTCACACAAACAAGTATGGAAATGTTACACGtacaatatacaatataacaatgaaataacaTCTAGTGAATAAAGATTaatgcagaaaattttttcctttaaaTGTAACTCACTCACATAAgactgaatgaaaaattatggtACAATCATTAACTTTATTTATATAGATTTAAGAACATACAGATTGTATTTTCCACGTTCAAACAATTCTAGCAAACAATGAATTCAACAATAAAAGTACTTTAACATTTGTCAAAAATGCCTGAGATGGCCTTGATATGTTAAATATAGTATGCAGCAAGAGGAAACATCATTTCTGAAAATTAATATCTACGAGAAACGTGTTCCCTGGTAAAagattgttattgttattattatgattattctGAGCAGGACAAAGATTctaggaaatttttcattcttcaggAGTCAAGAGGTAATTCTCATACAGGGAAACGAGGCACAAAGAACAACGAGATGAGAATAATAATCGTTT is a window encoding:
- the LOC124297546 gene encoding kalirin isoform X2 — translated: MDGTRAAEVLPLLQERLAILPGGRDRRGGPVLVFPTTPRRERAKPEDYRRLLQYLLAIPNDEARGLGFTVVVDMRGATWGTVKPILKVLHEHFPGSVHVAFIIKPDNFWQKQRTSLGSHKYKFETNMISLEALSKVIDPSQLTADLDGTLQYDHAQWIDTRLAVEDFTWQAADLLDRLDDLQEDLSRNDFADDVGGAKHGIDLHNEMKKKIMKVPVEEVEVVGQRLLQRFNSGMSGTGGEGGSIEAGATGGADPDGRALAALVIQHLDSVHAAQQHLLQLWHIKKMKLDQCFQLRLFEQDCEKMFDWICHNREEFLKNYVEIGRSYQAAKTLQENHKHDTMSSMNVYVNINRILTMAGRLLETQHYAAGHVRAVAGRLDRAWKEFAAGLDERTAVLGLSVVFHHKAEQYVDSVAGWSQACDATNLPSEIAVLESHIRQHQTLYEAMCQAYTEVHSTSKKLLYQLDHLVQVCNQPQGIDHAIRKHSQEGHVMDGRGGMSGNPAEDYSAGASHVLAVIHQILGHHRALEARWHSRKVKLHQRLALRLFQEDVKQVLDWLTNHGEVFIRKNTGVGRNLQKARVYQKSHEHFENVAQNTYTNATKLLTAAEELAHTGECAADEIYAVAQELEAHVSSFAARVEQRRRRLDLAVVFYTHEKELSGWVDELRQELQQDEVAESLETAERLLDQCAQHRSSCLEACASTIAQGEALLQELRDSTDAPDTTGSVSAVEAALDRLSGLRQELEELWATRKLRLELCLRLRVFERDALEASGQLEMWAQELQGPPREGSPEQLLRVHNDGVAHMQNTAFQVLQQGQELAQVLEQAGVCVMADGQHSAAARVQVLLEFLNEREMDAEDLAEMRRVRLEQAAQLVQLQADATHVANWIRNGEAMLLASLRVPENLQDAEQLRLEHEQFQVAIEKTHTSAVQVKHRADALVSANHYDPKSIRDVAEDVTKRWQQLVTCAEERHKLVTASINFYKTAEQVRSVLDSLEREYRRDEDWCASGDKGGQVPTLVGKHQEQKEAFLKACTLVRRTAETFLKYTNRSLQFYSYQTSSAGSEGKVKSILEELLSKENKVLEHWTQRKKRLDQCHQYVLFERSAKQALEWIRETGELYLATHTNVGKNRAENEQLLQEHNEFKGAAKETRERVKLLIQLADNLVEKGHAHAAAIKQSVAEVDQRYKDFSLRMDCYKTQIEGDLGIQSDDGHKDLAIDRNSDPLLEEKIKGKDLKELNEEKRRSARRKEFIMAELLQTERTYVKDLETCIRCFFEETRSGRGNVPAGLQGRESMIFSNMEEIYQFHSDIFLRELEKYETMPEDVGHCFVTWAAKFDMYVTYCKNKPESNQLLVAHGGTWFEDLQRKHRVEHPIAAYLIKPVQRITKYQLLLKDLQACCQEGQGEIKDGLEVMLNVPKKANDALHLSLLEGCDVRIDTLGDVVLQDSFTVWDPKQLIRKGRDRHIFLFELYLLFSKEVKDSAGKVKYIYKSRLMTSELGVTEHIEGDECKFAVWTGRAPTSDTRVVLRANSLEAKQLWVKRLREVIQETYFSLSMPKSPAKKSSSQRSSRDLEECASLDDSVENLDRNSLASFGSTNTTDSDKTGVAEMTWVVADHSAAPGSRELTVSKGQQVEVLENGTGEWTLVRLSVAPGQSDNPPLEGLVPTAVLKQPPTTACKTSPSRKAPSQSTIPVAQQSVNAEDTELGTSDGGGSASTSSPGNKRRVFSGRKWLPPPLRKLSQGKVEKSSASTPDRLPPLKKTGSDKRFKLPSGDKSGRAASEGEEEEDVEGEDGETPAFLEQNGGEDGEDDLELPPPMKPITEPIVVVTGNGPPGSTIPDELSGKRGSENSMSSLDGATSADLAEIEQIVKERMEQHTENQERNSLQRVPSKATGSEDGVSLGVSAVEETDPESAAIVKRQFVISELVETERLYVSDLKQIVEGYMALMRDPDSEIPLPEDLRGGKDKMVFGNIEAIYEWHRDFFLKALEHCLERPQDLGPLFKKYERKLHMYVVYCQNKPVSEYIVSEHIDTYFEELRQKLGHRLQLCDLLIKPVQRIMKYQLLLREALRLTEKTQNHSEIEGLRAAAHVMHIIPKAANDMMDVGRLQGFDGKITAQGKLLLHGPLLVCEIGNVPVRGREWQVFLFEQNIIFSEAVGKKTQFTNPAYIYKAHIQVNKMSLDELGDDPERFVIRSTDPRKPGLGFSCAAVDENEARKQEWVDTITAILQTQRDFLKAIQSPIAYQKELTKDPLRGSTPEPVIQAAVSVPPMLTVSGAANKERSNQRKTQLIQRSHTAGGLDGDALPPRTPSPTKSRLNFLEGFRNTLRARSPVRNNSIPHDGWWFYCTSYCWVAPGARVRLAADWVKLHAGDELVVSHLDGPGLVVSPIDAKEELWIPASFIPNSSISRAWSFRPRKIDPDQAVSSPQKGLGEKMPPKVLSVLTPVRVTAGEVARLSIEIARAEGATIVWRKEGESHDIVPSERHRLYHNSGFIYLEISRCRPVDSGAYICSIQCDNGSCSTKISLNVTGGNGTTWARILGTTKVEVDWECHDTGSCNLEYRTIPSLEWITIIKEVKTRPTVLELLPGTSYSFRIVAKTGNATSPSAVITLPMDEGISWEAEQFVGRYLELDELGKGRFAVVRRARDRGTGHEVALKQTPRHKQSRSFTRSEYDLLASTHHANIVRAFALFENAPQPGVDTIVLELVRGPMLFTYLCEKKEYTEAAASKYTSQLLSALDWLHTRHFAHLDVKPENVLVDQETEIVKLVDLGEAVRGPVEEVVPPADLEFAAPELVLGRPTGRHTDMWATGVFIYVLLSGLSPFLDDSVEETTANILKCDFCFPDEYFKKVSNDAKDLLGRLLCLHGEDRASAENCLESPWFKIPKGTTIPSSRMAAFTERRAHCSKSHQDHNDSFYS